In one Brassica oleracea var. oleracea cultivar TO1000 chromosome C9, BOL, whole genome shotgun sequence genomic region, the following are encoded:
- the LOC106313206 gene encoding ATP synthase subunit delta, chloroplastic, translated as MASLQQTMLSLQSKLPPSSFQIAKSLPIRRTNLPLRIGGGNAAGARMSATAAGSYAMALADVAKRNDTLELTSADVEKLEKVFSDPQVLNFFANPTVEVEKKRLVIDEIVKFSSLQSHTSNFLNILVDANRINIVTDIVKEFEMVYNKITDTQLAEVRSVVKLEPPQLAQIAKQVQKLTGAKNMRVKTILDPSLVAGFTIRYGDSGSKLIDMSVKKQLEDIAAQLELGEIQLAA; from the coding sequence ATGGCGTCTCTTCAGCAAACCATGTTATCTCTGCAATCGAAACTTCCACCATCTTCCTTTCAAATCGCGAAATCTCTTCCTATTCGAAGAACAAACTTACCACTCCGAATCGGTGGGGGAAACGCGGCGGGAGCGAGAATGTCAGCTACAGCAGCCGGAAGTTACGCTATGGCTCTCGCAGATGTTGCGAAGAGGAACGATACTCTTGAATTAACGAGTGCAGACGTAGAAAAGCTAGAGAAGGTATTCTCAGATCCACAGGTACTCAATTTCTTCGCCAATCCGACCGTCGAGGTCGAGAAGAAGCGTCTCGTGATCGACGAGATCGTGAAATTTTCGTCTCTCCAGAGCCACACCTCGAATTTCCTCAACATCTTGGTCGATGCGAATCGGATCAACATAGTGACGGACATCGTGAAGGAGTTCGAGATGGTGTACAACAAGATAACTGATACGCAATTGGCTGAGGTTAGATCGGTGGTGAAACTGGAGCCGCCGCAACTTGCTCAGATCGCCAAACAGGTTCAGAAGTTAACCGGAGCGAAGAACATGAGGGTTAAGACGATTCTTGATCCGAGCCTTGTCGCTGGGTTCACGATTCGGTATGGCGATTCCGGGTCGAAGCTTATTGATATGAGTGTGAAGAAGCAGCTTGAGGATATCGCTGCTCAGCTAGAACTCGGCGAGATTCAGTTAGCTGCTTGA